Proteins encoded within one genomic window of Anastrepha ludens isolate Willacy chromosome 4, idAnaLude1.1, whole genome shotgun sequence:
- the LOC128861613 gene encoding probable chitinase 2 produces MTSSYFSTGNKVLFTLLVILSNVCWTSAKTGPTHGKVVVCYISTWAVYRPGNGAYAIDNFDPNLCTHVVYAFAGLDITQSAIKSLDPWQDLKEDYGKGGYEHLTGFKITHPHLKVSLAIGGWNEGSKNYSLLVANAEQRSRFVKQVTTFIRKYNFDGLDLDWEYPTQRGGRPQDRENFVQFTKELRDEFDKYNLLLTSAIGAGKNVIDQAYDVRQISRYLDYLHIMCYDYHGSWDKQVGYNSPLTAPEGDSVAFSIDYLLKLGAPPNKIVLGLPFYGRTFKTPRDGNVGDVTDGTAFQGPFTREDGFLGYNEICSMLSNKTSGWSTTWDAKTSQMLARSERDVFSGLVQVVAFDNARSIANKVKFAVEKKLAGTMIWSIDTDDFRGVCDPEENIYADYKYLQSNGYAIMPKRINSNYPLLRTINEATTLALEEIEQSIEDNEIPHGSIEDRKNPNTGEKVLVHEGLFVFNIFIVFILRLVH; encoded by the exons GTCTATCGTCCGGGCAATGGCGCGTATGCAATCGATAATTTCGATCCAAACCTTTGCACGCATGTAGTCTATGCCTTTGCCGGCCTTGATATTACGCAGTCGGCCATTAAATCTTTGG ATCCATGGCAAGACTTAAAGGAAGATTACGGTAAAGGTGGTTACGAACACCTGACGGGTTTCAAAATCACCCACCCACATTTGAAGGTTAGTTTGGCAATAGGCGGTTGGAATGAGGGTTCCAAGAATTATTCCTTGTTGGTAGCCAATGCAGAACAACGTAGTCGGTTCGTGAAACAAGTAACTACGTTCATACGTAAATATAATTTCGACGGCCTCGATCTTGATTGGGAGTATCCAACACAGCGTGGAGGCCGTCCACAAGATCGTGAAAATTTCGTGCAATTCACAAAAGAGCTGAGAGATGAGTTCGATAAATATAATTTGTTGTTGACATCAGCGATCGGTGCAGGCAAAAATGTTATCGACCAGGCCTATGATGTGCGCCAAATTTCACGTTATCTCGACTATTTGCACATTATGTGCTACGACTATCACGGAAGCTGGGATAAACAAGTCGGCTACAATTCACCACTCACAGCTCCCGAGGGTGACAGCGTG GCGTTTTCAATCGACTATCTATTGAAATTGGGTGCGCCGCCAAATAAAATCGTCCTCGGCTTGCCCTTCTATGGTCGGACGTTTAAGACGCCGCGAGATGGCAATGTGGGCGATGTTACCGATGGCACCGCATTTCAAGGGCCCTTTACGCGTGAAGATGGTTTCCTTGGATATAATGAAATCTGCAGTATGCTGAGCAATAAAACCTCCGGTTGGAGTACAACTTGGGATGCGAAAACTTCACAAATGCTAGCACGTTCCGAGCGCGATGTCTTTAGTGGCCTAGTGCAAGTGGTGGCATTCGATAACGCTCGTtccattgcaaataaagtaaagtttGCTGTTGAGAAAAAACTTGCAGGTACCATGATATGGTCCATAGACACCGATGACTTTCGCGGTGTTTGTGATCCAGAAGAGAACATATATGCGGACTACAAATATCTGCAAAGCAACGGATATGCAATTATGCCGAAGCgtataaattcaaattatccGTTATTGCGGACTATTAACGAAGCCACCACACTGGCATTGGAAGAGATCGAGCAAAGTATAGAAGATAACGAGATACCACATGGCAGCATAGAAGATCGAAAGAATCCAAATACGGGTGAAAAGGTTTTGGTGCATGAGggcctttttgtttttaatatatttatagtgtTCATATTGCGGCTAGTAcattaa